The Vidua macroura isolate BioBank_ID:100142 chromosome 2, ASM2450914v1, whole genome shotgun sequence DNA window CTACTGGAACAGGAGACATTGCTCAGTCTGCTGAATCCTCATCCATGCACTGAGACGCCTCCTCACCATGTGCTGCCCGTCCTTCTGACGGTCTTTATTTGTAAACATGCATTCTTTGGACTGTTTTGCTACTCTggttcccagcctggctgtccaGAAACCACACTGGGAAACAattcattttgggaaggggaagattttttttttttaaaaaaaagcttccaaacTCAGAAACAGAGTAGTAGTTCAAACACTGCCAGTTTAATCtggctaaggaaaaaaaacgaCAAGACAGTTAATCAGTAAAATCCATTAGAGACAGAAGAGCTATAGCAGGTTAGCTTTTTCCAGCAACAGTAACAGATTCCCACTACTTTATGCCTCCACACTCTAACCCAGGTAGAGGAAGACATCTGATAATGAGGTGTCACAAGACATAGAAGACAGAAGTGGTGCCGAGATGCAGGCTTCCACCTTCTCAAGTCAAATCATCGTTCTTGGCTCCACAGAACTGAAGAATGCtctcagcccttcccagcacctGCCACCAGGCCCTTCTTGCTTCTTCCACCAGGCGGTGGTGGAGGTCTGATCTTTCTCCTCCAGAGTCTTGAGGGATCAGCGATTGTGCACTCACCTTGATCACAGCCCCCAACCTGGAATATACTGTGGCCAGGAAGCTGTGACAGGAGAAGAGGTCCTTTCTTGGTGGGTGTGCAGAGTGAAGTCTAGGAACAGTGAATCCTACATGAGTGAAAACTGTGCTGGCATAGTCTCCATTGGTAGCAGTCTGCCTTGTCAGGCAGAGGGGTAGGACAATTGCAGAGGGGAGGAGTACTGAGTGAGGGGGTCTTGAGGGAATGCCCCCTCTGAGCTCCTCAGCGCGCTGTTTTTGCACGGACGGTGTGACACTTGATACACAGCACGTGCCCATCCAGAGGAAAGCACCCATTCTCGTCTGCTTCAATGGACAAGGGCTTCCCACAGTCCTAAACAGGAAGAGGGAGCTCAGTGATGGCCAAGAACAGGGTGAAGGCATTCAAGGACGTAAGAAATGCCCCACAGGGTCAGGATAATCGCTCACAGCCCACTGCTCTGTCCCTAGTGGTACTAATGGGAGATGCTGTTTTGAGGGGAGAGAAGTACCAGCAAGTTCCCCTCCTACATACTGCTGATGTATTGGGGTGTTAGAGAGTGCAATAACCCTGCACAGTCTCTGTGTTTGTGCCGGTGAATGTCTAATCTTTTTCTGATTATGCTTCAAAAACACTCCAGATTCATTCAAAACAACTTCAGTGTTTGGTCAGCCTAGACAACAAAGATGCCCAGCTGCTGGTGATGGCACAGGAGGCATGGGAGGAGTGGGGCCATCAGGCTTACCTCACACTTGTAACATTTCATGTGGAAATTTTTCTCCAATGCAACAACACGCACTGTCTCATCCTTTCCAGGCTCTGGCATGATAGGTTCACTACAGACTGAGCAGCGTGGAGCATACTTCCTGCAACACAGAACCATGGAGGAGACCATGACCACCGTGGTGACGTTCAAAGCAGACTTGTCAGTGCTGTTCAATGGCATTAGCAGCAGAGGAATAATAAATGTTTAGGTGGAAAGACATCTTCATACTTAGCTGACTCATTTTTAACTTCATGTCTGACAGACAACATGGGCAACCCAACCCCATACTACAGCAGAAAGAAGCAGGTGTGAGGGAATCTGCCCTCTCTCATACCCCACATGCACATGCTCTCTCCATACCTGTGGTAGTCATCCACACAGTGTGGCTGGTTGGACTGGTCCACAATAAAAGAGGTCCCCTCCAGGGGGGTATGGCACATCACGCAGGTGAAGCACTGGGGATGGTATGAGTTACCAGTGGCCTTCAGCATCCGGTCTGTGATGGTCTGCTTGCAGACACTGCACTTTTCCAAGGTGCTCTGAGCCCAAAGAAAACAAGTAAGACACATGAATCCAATCTCCCACTCCCGTGAGGCTACACTACAGAAAGCAAAgatggaaggaggaagggaaagcaaGAGAACAACCACAGCAAGCTCAGTTCTCTCCAGCAGCTTTCATCCCAGTGACTCACGGCATAGCAGTCCTCACAAAAGGGCTTCTCATCCACATTGTAGAactgctgcccctgcagctgcttctcacaTTTGAAGCAGGTGAAGCATTCCACGTGGAAGAGGCGGTCCAGGGCCCTCACAGCTGGCTGGGTTCGTGACAGAGGCTTCCGGCAGAAGCCACAGAGCTCTGTCaatggaagaggaaaaggatcAGGAGAGATGAAAACCCATCACACCCTTAATCCTACTGCTGTCCATTGAAGGCACACACCAGAAATTGCAGCCTCTGCTGGGGGTGGATGCTCCATATCCTTCATTAGTTTCTGGGTCAACTTCTCCAGCTCTTCTACCTCCTTCATTGTCAGACAAGAATTCCCCCTAGGTGGATCTGCACTGGAACCTGTGGGTCTATGCTGCAGGAAGAGGAAACATTAAATCCGAAAAGACagacttccccccccccccaccttgtGCCTAATTAATCTATTTCTCTAGCCTTTACAGGTCCTCTCTGTTCATCTCTAGGAACAATATGCCATCCACTGTGCTTGGTTCTTTCAACCTTTGCATGAAGTCCTACCCCTCTGCACTACAATCTCTATAGTTACATCTCCCTTTCCGATTGGTAACAGCCTCCCACAGCCTGGGGCAGATCCACCCTCATCCTCCCAGTTTCACTCCTGGTGTGCCTGTCCAAAGACACCAGTCGCAGGGCTCTTTCCCTTACCGTGTCTCTTGCAGCAGCAGGTTGTTCTGTTGGGCGTGGCTTCTCCTGCACTTGCGGTCTTTCCCTCTGCTGGGCATAGCTGAAGTTGGAGGGCTGTGGTCGAGAGGAGGGGCCTGAAGGTGAAGGGGCTGTGAACTGAGTCTGAAGGGAGGTAGGGTATCTTGTAGAATTTGAGGGAGCCACTGGAACACTGTCACCTGATTTGGACACAGACTTAGGAGAGCTAGCAACAGGAGATGGGGTGAATTTAGGGGTAGGCTGAGcagaagggagagagggaggtgGAGGAACTGGTGCTTGAGGCTCCTTGCGTTGCTGTGGGGCTGCCCATGGGGTTGGGGTGGGGTTCAAATCCACCCCAGGGGGCTTGAAAGATGAGCTTCCACTTGGCTTTGGTGTGAACTTGGAAGGAAAGGAATGAGGAGTATCTTTGGGTGCAGATGGTATTTCCACAGGGGCTTTTGGGGCCAATGGTTTCTCCAGAGAACCTGTGGATCCCGGAGTTATCTGTAAAGAGaaacagcagagaggaaacaggcAGTTATCAGCAAGGTGGAAGAGAAAACGTGCCACCTATAGCAGTGAATCAGCAGCTATCCCAGACCCAGAATGCAAGGGGTTTCCACACTGTGACATATTTAGCAGTACTGACAAGTTGCAAGAGCCATGTTTTCCAGTCCTTGACCAACACTTCCATGCTATGGTTTATCCACATATTTTAATCTTCAGTAGCACCTTTCTCACTACCTCTGTTCAGCAAACCAGTCACCTCTTCTTCCACCTGCAACACTCTGGACAGCTCACCCGGGATTTGAAGGGGTCATTCTTCTCCATGTCATCCAACATTACAGACAGTGAGTCAATCTCAAGATCAACGCTGCTCATCTTGCCACGTACCTACACGGCCATCCATGAGGAAAAAGGGAGCAGAGCATGTTACAGGACCAGCCACAGAAATGGGTGTATCATTCCCTTACAATAGCATATTTTGCTACTTTGGACTGTACAGATCTGCTCCCTGCTTTGAATGGATAAAAAGCTGGTGAGGATGAACAGGACACAGTCTCCAAGGTCTACAAACAGTGGGAAAATGCACAGCCTAAGGAAGCTCTCAGATTTAGGTGGGAAAAGACATCTGGGTCATTCTGTAGTCCAGCactctgctcacagcagggctAATTCCCAAGCAACACCAGGCTGCTCAAGGCCCCATGCAGATGACTTCACAACATTCCCAATGATGCAGGTTCCCCAGTCTTTCTAGGCACACGTGCCAGCAATGAGCCACCCTTGGAGTGGAACAGGGTTTTCTTCTGTCCAAGAGGAATTTCCCTTGCCACAACTTCTGTCCACTGTCTCTTGTTGTGCCTGAGTAAGAAGAATCTGTCTTCTCTCCAGCCCTCCTTTAGGTATTGCAGACTCCAGTCAGATCCCTGCATTGGCAGCCTCTTCAGCTCCAACCCCCAAAGGCTGCTGTGACCTTTCACTGGATTGCATCTCATTCAGTATTCCAGAGGGGTTATTATACTGTAGAGCCAACTGGATACAGTCCTCCAAGATGCAGCCCCATTAGCACAGAAGGGAGGAGTATTCACTGTCCTTGTCCTTCTCTCCCAGGTGCAGCCCAGCATGTGGTTGGCCTTTATTGCCACAAGGGTGCATTGCTGGCTCACATTCAACCCTCTGTCCACCGGGAACCCtgggtccttctccacagagctgcagcccagccagctgACCCTAATCTGCGCTGGTCCACCGGCTGATCCTGCTTTCCCAGGTTCTCAGGGCTTCCACTGCTGAGTTCAGACAGTAGTGAGAAGCTGTCCCAACTCAGAGAGCATCACACACAAACCACACTTCCTTGGACCTCACTCACCTGTGGGGCAGGAACCTTGCTCACAGGTCCTTCGTCGAACAttggtggaggaggaggaggtggagaaggaggagaaggaaaagcttcaTCTGGGGCTGGTGGAAAAGGTTCTTCAAAGGGTGGTGGGGGTGGTGGAAATGCACAGTTTGAGGAGAAGCTTGCATCCTCCccaggtggaggaggaggtggcagtggcaggtCTATGGGGAAGAATGAGAATAAAGTGACTTCAGATAATTTCTTACTCCTAGCCAGGAGGGTTCTTGAAGGTATTGCAGCAAGcaggatcatagaatcacagagtggtttgggatggaagagatcttaaagaATAACTAGTTTGAACCTCACTGCTATGGGCAACGATGCCACTCACTACATCAGGATGCTGAGGGCCCCTTCCAGTGtcaccttgaacacttccagaaatggggcatccacctctctgggcaacctgctccagtgcctcaccaccctctgagtaaagaatttcttcctgacatTTAATCTAAACCAGtcctctttcaatttaaaaccCTTGTCCTTTTACTACCTGTACACATAAAATctccatctccctcttttttataaTCCCCTGAAGACGGTAGAAGGCCACAATGAGTTCTCcccagagctttctcttctctaggctgacaaacctcagctctctcagcctgtcttcctAAAAGAGGTGCTCCCACCCTTGGATCATCTTCGTGGTCTCCTCTGGATTCAgtccccatctttcttgtactgaggaccccagagccaaatgcagcattccaggtggggtctcacaagagtggagcagagaggcagaatcccTCCCCCATCTGCTGGTCTCCTTTTGATGAAGCTCAGGATTCCATTAGCCTTCTGGGCACATTGGTTTCCCTGTACTCACAGGACCTCAGCACTCATCAAGGACAACTGAACTCCACAGGCTGTTTTTCACCTTGTCCAAAGCTTTCCATAATAATTTAATCTTTCCTCAGTAGCTGCTGCTATTAGCCACTGGTCAGAGTTATACATTTGGGAAACATACCTAGCTATGCTCCTTCCCACTCCTTGTCTCATTCCTTGGTCCCCAGCATACCCTGCTCTTGCCACTAACTGGCTCAGATTACTGAACACAGGGTAGCATACATGGAATGCCAGTGGACAACCCAGGACCTTTGAGAGCTTGTGTTTTCACATGAAAATAAGCTGGCATTTCACAGCAGCATAGTAAGCACTACAAGAAacaagtggggaaaaaaaccaagctgGACCAATTACCCCTTATGTGTATGAGGAATCTTTGAaacacttttgtttttctgggggGTAAAACCAGCTTTGATTTTTGAGGCTAGTATGTCTTCACATCCAATATACATCATGACATGAGAAATTTTCCAAAACCCTTTTAAGCAGGCTGAAAGGCACCAGAGCACCTCAGTTTTCTAGAAAACCCCATTGCTTCCACCTATTCATATTTGCCAAAGATGCAGAACAAGTAAAACTGACCATTTTCTACTACAACACGGAGAAATAAATGTGAATCCTCTTCCCTTCATCACGTAGGGAAGAAAGCATCCTCGTATCAACCACACAGCAAAGAACATCGAAGATGAGGAGGTGTAATTTCCACATGCCTTCTCCCAGACACCCACCTCTCTTCCTAGCTAGCCCCAATGAGCAGTAGGGTGAAAGACCAAACTTTTCACTGCAGCTACTCCAAATGCAACTTTTAACAGCAGTAATCAAATAGTCTCATCTTTATATCCAGCTGTTGTCAACAGGCTTTATAAGGACTTCTCATCTGTAACCTAAGGGAGATGATATTGCCCTTTTAGAAaacaacagacaaaaatatTAGCCTGTGGAATGCATACACTGCCCTGGTATGCAACACCTCTTCCAAACAAACTTTCTTGTGCTGCAGAAATTCTGCTGGGGGGAGGGAGCAAtactatgtattttttttttttttctttgaaattacagCTTGGGATCAAGCTTGTACATGCTTGCCTTTTGGTTTATTGAAACCATAAGAAACAAAACCCTGATCTGTTGTCACATTGCTTCAGATGCACTAAAAGCCTGTTTTATGAATTATTCACAGAACAAGAAAGTTCCCCACAAAGTTGTTATACCAGATTTACAGAATAATCAATACTAAATATAACATTCCTACAGCAATACTAACTTAGCCATCCTGTCATTTAAGACAAAGAGTCCAACTGCTACAGCTCTGTATCATACTACATTTTGTTTGGGGAGTGTATAAGAAAGGGACAGAAGGACTGAAGATATGCACCAGAGGAGGATCAAATCAGACACATTTCTCTCATGACTGAGTTTTGGTGGCTCATCTGTACTTCAGCTGTCTTGCTGGCAGCCCTTACCCAATGATGACACAGCAGCTTATGACAAATGGTTCTCCTGCTAGTTTTTCTGTCTAGTTACTCCATAATGCCCACTTTAACGATAGGAGAAGCAGAGCAAGCAACACCTAATGCTCCACTCATACTgtatattgaaaaataaattttaacattCCATCTGTCTACTTCAGGTAATATTTGTGTTCGTTTGAGACCTTCTGACATGCACCATCCCTAATCCAGACAACTACAGCAGAAAATGACAAGTCCTAAGACAGGACCTTGGTTTCCACAGACACAAGATTCCAGCCAACAACATACAAGAAATAGGTCATTAGACTTAGCTGGTACAATTTTAGGAGGCAGAAGCACCAGCATGTCCTTATGACttcagaaatgggaaaaaaatggctaatcatttttctcctctaaGCAAAGGACCAGTCTTGCTACCATCAGGTCTGCTGCCCACCAACTTGGCACACTAACCTGGAAAAGATCAGTGTTGCAAGTCTCTGCTAAACAGTGAAAGACATTTAAACCAGCAGCTCACATTCTCTGAACATGTGTGTCCTGACTGAGGCACACTCTTTACTTGACAGAGCCTTGGGGAAATAGGCAATATAAAGCATTAGCAAAGAGTCCCTACAGAAATTTCTGGTGGCCCCAGAAAGTGTTCAAACTACAGAGTCACACAACCAGTAACCTGCAtcttaaaggaaacaaaaccaaccaagcaacaaaacatggaacaaaaaaaaacccactctaccactgcaggaaacaaaaaaaggccacacaaaaaaaaaaaaaaaaaaaaaaaaaaaaaaaaaaaaaaaaaaaaaaaaaaaaaagaaagaaagaaagaagtaagaAAACCACAGTGAAACAAGAAGTCCCTCTACACAggaaaacccaacccaaaccactagGAAAAAGTACAAAACTGTACAGGCCATACAAACTTAACTCTAAGTCTCACTTCCTGTTTATCATCGCTGCCACTATTTTTTCATacaattatttctccctcctcttttccagcATGAAAGGCAGCAATTGCAGAGTCCGCAAGAAGGACAGTCAGAGACAACAAACTTGAGCTGGGACCAATCAACAAGAAGGAGAACAGCATGATTCATCACTATCAGGGTCAACTTCTCTGCAACATACTTGCTCTCAGACATGCTGTCCAGAAATGGACTGCAATTACACAACTATGCACCCAGGGAATACTGTGAAAAATCCACTGCATTCCTCCAGCTTCAGGGCAGTGCAGGACAGCCTCCCCATTCCTTTCCTAATGGAGACAATATGTACTTTGAGATTATTTCCAATCCATTTATCTCATTATGGAACCTGCTATCCTCTATGGCAAGACTATCCATCACTTATAGCAGTTATGGCCCTGTTCTCATATTCAGCCCACCTATAAACCTCCCACCCTGAGAATTCAGAAATGCACATTCACATCTGCCATGCCAGCTTTGACCTACCTTCTGCCAGCAGGGACATGGGTGGTAATGGAATCTCCCCCACCTTCCCTATCTGAGCACGCTGGGCACCTGGACCAGGAGGTGGAGGCAGTGACGACTCTGACGCACCCCCAGCCTTGAAGGGGTTCACCTTGGGTTTAGGGGCAACCACAGGTGCAAACTTCTTCTGTGGGTTGTAGAAGGAAGGGGTAGAAATGTTGATGCTGACTGTGGATGTCATGCGGGtccctggggcacctggggaggCCATCTTCTCAGTACCTAGCaggagagaa harbors:
- the ZYX gene encoding zyxin isoform X5, yielding MASPGAPGTRMTSTVSINISTPSFYNPQKKFAPVVAPKPKVNPFKAGGASESSLPPPPGPGAQRAQIGKVGEIPLPPMSLLAEDLPLPPPPPPGEDASFSSNCAFPPPPPPFEEPFPPAPDEAFPSPPSPPPPPPPMFDEGPVSKVPAPQVRGKMSSVDLEIDSLSVMLDDMEKNDPFKSRITPGSTGSLEKPLAPKAPVEIPSAPKDTPHSFPSKFTPKPSGSSSFKPPGVDLNPTPTPWAAPQQRKEPQAPVPPPPSLPSAQPTPKFTPSPVASSPKSVSKSGDSVPVAPSNSTRYPTSLQTQFTAPSPSGPSSRPQPSNFSYAQQRERPQVQEKPRPTEQPAAARDTHRPTGSSADPPRGNSCLTMKEVEELEKLTQKLMKDMEHPPPAEAAISELCGFCRKPLSRTQPAVRALDRLFHVECFTCFKCEKQLQGQQFYNVDEKPFCEDCYASTLEKCSVCKQTITDRMLKATGNSYHPQCFTCVMCHTPLEGTSFIVDQSNQPHCVDDYHRKYAPRCSVCSEPIMPEPGKDETVRVVALEKNFHMKCYKCEDCGKPLSIEADENGCFPLDGHVLCIKCHTVRAKTAR
- the ZYX gene encoding zyxin isoform X2 translates to MFALISGRSGQRESDALTAGSGGEEASRDPDSPEPPHSFRKSSSATGSEIAGWGQLQGTEKMASPGAPGTRMTSTVSINISTPSFYNPQKKFAPVVAPKPKVNPFKAGGASESSLPPPPGPGAQRAQIGKVGEIPLPPMSLLAEDLPLPPPPPPGEDASFSSNCAFPPPPPPFEEPFPPAPDEAFPSPPSPPPPPPPMFDEGPVSKVPAPQVRGKMSSVDLEIDSLSVMLDDMEKNDPFKSRITPGSTGSLEKPLAPKAPVEIPSAPKDTPHSFPSKFTPKPSGSSSFKPPGVDLNPTPTPWAAPQQRKEPQAPVPPPPSLPSAQPTPKFTPSPVASSPKSVSKSGDSVPVAPSNSTRYPTSLQTQFTAPSPSGPSSRPQPSNFSYAQQRERPQVQEKPRPTEQPAAARDTHRPTGSSADPPRGNSCLTMKEVEELEKLTQKLMKDMEHPPPAEAAISELCGFCRKPLSRTQPAVRALDRLFHVECFTCFKCEKQLQGQQFYNVDEKPFCEDCYASTLEKCSVCKQTITDRMLKATGNSYHPQCFTCVMCHTPLEGTSFIVDQSNQPHCVDDYHRKYAPRCSVCSEPIMPEPGKDETVRVVALEKNFHMKCYKCEDCGKPLSIEADENGCFPLDGHVLCIKCHTVRAKTAR
- the ZYX gene encoding zyxin isoform X3 encodes the protein MVKQLCLGEAFFASWEEAPGLGSSSASRCCCCRRAGRGSRAARPRQPQCRGGTSRSPRGTEKMASPGAPGTRMTSTVSINISTPSFYNPQKKFAPVVAPKPKVNPFKAGGASESSLPPPPGPGAQRAQIGKVGEIPLPPMSLLAEDLPLPPPPPPGEDASFSSNCAFPPPPPPFEEPFPPAPDEAFPSPPSPPPPPPPMFDEGPVSKVPAPQITPGSTGSLEKPLAPKAPVEIPSAPKDTPHSFPSKFTPKPSGSSSFKPPGVDLNPTPTPWAAPQQRKEPQAPVPPPPSLPSAQPTPKFTPSPVASSPKSVSKSGDSVPVAPSNSTRYPTSLQTQFTAPSPSGPSSRPQPSNFSYAQQRERPQVQEKPRPTEQPAAARDTHRPTGSSADPPRGNSCLTMKEVEELEKLTQKLMKDMEHPPPAEAAISELCGFCRKPLSRTQPAVRALDRLFHVECFTCFKCEKQLQGQQFYNVDEKPFCEDCYASTLEKCSVCKQTITDRMLKATGNSYHPQCFTCVMCHTPLEGTSFIVDQSNQPHCVDDYHRKYAPRCSVCSEPIMPEPGKDETVRVVALEKNFHMKCYKCEDCGKPLSIEADENGCFPLDGHVLCIKCHTVRAKTAR
- the ZYX gene encoding zyxin isoform X4, with the translated sequence MEGPGGTEKMASPGAPGTRMTSTVSINISTPSFYNPQKKFAPVVAPKPKVNPFKAGGASESSLPPPPGPGAQRAQIGKVGEIPLPPMSLLAEDLPLPPPPPPGEDASFSSNCAFPPPPPPFEEPFPPAPDEAFPSPPSPPPPPPPMFDEGPVSKVPAPQVRGKMSSVDLEIDSLSVMLDDMEKNDPFKSRITPGSTGSLEKPLAPKAPVEIPSAPKDTPHSFPSKFTPKPSGSSSFKPPGVDLNPTPTPWAAPQQRKEPQAPVPPPPSLPSAQPTPKFTPSPVASSPKSVSKSGDSVPVAPSNSTRYPTSLQTQFTAPSPSGPSSRPQPSNFSYAQQRERPQVQEKPRPTEQPAAARDTHRPTGSSADPPRGNSCLTMKEVEELEKLTQKLMKDMEHPPPAEAAISELCGFCRKPLSRTQPAVRALDRLFHVECFTCFKCEKQLQGQQFYNVDEKPFCEDCYASTLEKCSVCKQTITDRMLKATGNSYHPQCFTCVMCHTPLEGTSFIVDQSNQPHCVDDYHRKYAPRCSVCSEPIMPEPGKDETVRVVALEKNFHMKCYKCEDCGKPLSIEADENGCFPLDGHVLCIKCHTVRAKTAR
- the ZYX gene encoding zyxin isoform X1, yielding MVKQLCLGEAFFASWEEAPGLGSSSASRCCCCRRAGRGSRAARPRQPQCRGGTSRSPRGTEKMASPGAPGTRMTSTVSINISTPSFYNPQKKFAPVVAPKPKVNPFKAGGASESSLPPPPGPGAQRAQIGKVGEIPLPPMSLLAEDLPLPPPPPPGEDASFSSNCAFPPPPPPFEEPFPPAPDEAFPSPPSPPPPPPPMFDEGPVSKVPAPQVRGKMSSVDLEIDSLSVMLDDMEKNDPFKSRITPGSTGSLEKPLAPKAPVEIPSAPKDTPHSFPSKFTPKPSGSSSFKPPGVDLNPTPTPWAAPQQRKEPQAPVPPPPSLPSAQPTPKFTPSPVASSPKSVSKSGDSVPVAPSNSTRYPTSLQTQFTAPSPSGPSSRPQPSNFSYAQQRERPQVQEKPRPTEQPAAARDTHRPTGSSADPPRGNSCLTMKEVEELEKLTQKLMKDMEHPPPAEAAISELCGFCRKPLSRTQPAVRALDRLFHVECFTCFKCEKQLQGQQFYNVDEKPFCEDCYASTLEKCSVCKQTITDRMLKATGNSYHPQCFTCVMCHTPLEGTSFIVDQSNQPHCVDDYHRKYAPRCSVCSEPIMPEPGKDETVRVVALEKNFHMKCYKCEDCGKPLSIEADENGCFPLDGHVLCIKCHTVRAKTAR